In Chaetodon trifascialis isolate fChaTrf1 chromosome 6, fChaTrf1.hap1, whole genome shotgun sequence, one DNA window encodes the following:
- the hic2 gene encoding hypermethylated in cancer 2 protein codes for MELPNHAKQLLLQLNQQRAKGFLCDVIIVVENALFRAHKNILAASSIYFKSLVLHDNLINLDTEMVNPSVFRQVLDFIYTGKLLSSSDQSSEQNFSALLTAASYLQLHDLAALCRKKLKRNGGKPLPGKPSTPGPHSRLRLNNQRLSSSTPAGPNNHYPPTPSDADQPQPDEGLRDKLSDDEMFVGSSGRNVNGGNGSSNGNLSSGGSAGEPDLGLDLSKKSPPSAGTATDALSPHSNSQESPQSASVSTTNSASLDDSSTTLPGVDTCGSETMELNSSSKASEETQNQPDGPPPQKKSRQGSRKNEWPKREASGLKSEDHDRPLVNGVIVGPKDGRSSGVGGGSGSSFTSDQSFQCKDEEEGGENGQDHSDESGQSDGESAGGGGGTGGGPSANYVYRQEGFEPAFGDNLYVCIPCGKGFPSSEQLNAHVETHTEDELYIKEEGGTFVKEEDEEEAEDLSAPVGPSTFGSETRPFKCTVCSKSYKDPATLRQHEKSHWLTRPFPCNICGKMFTQRGTMTRHMRSHLGLKPFACEECGMRFTRQYRLTEHMRVHSGEKPYECQLCGGKFTQQRNLISHLRMHTSPS; via the coding sequence ATGGAACTGCCAAATCATGCCaaacaactgctgctgcaactCAACCAGCAGAGAGCCAAGGGCTtcctctgtgatgtcatcattgTGGTGGAGAATGCGCTCTTCCGCGCCCACAAGAACATCCTGGCAGCAAGCAGCATCTACTTTAAATCTTTGGTCCTCCATGATAACCTCATTAACCTCGACACAGAGATGGTTAACCCCTCTGTGTTCAGACAAGTTCTGGACTTCATCTACACTGGGAAGCTCCTGTCCTCGTCAGACCAGAGCAGTGAGCAGAACTTCAGTGCCCTCTTAACCGCAGCCAGCTACCTCCAGCTCCATGACCTCGCTGCTCTGTGCAGAAAGAAGCTCAAGCGCAATGGTGGGAAACCCCTGCCAGGTAAACCCTCCACTCCAGGACCCCATAGCCGCTTACGCCTCAACAACCAGCGCCTTTCCTCTTCAACCCCTGCTGGCCCCAACAACCACTATCCTCCGACCCCTTCCGACGCCGACCAGCCACAGCCAGATGAAGGCCTTCGGGACAAGCTCTCAGACGACGAAATGTTTGTCGGCAGCTCTGGGAGGAATGTGAACGGGGGGAATGGCAGCAGTAATGGTAACCTAAGCAGTGGAGGAAGTGCTGGGGAGCCAGACCTTGGACTAGACCTGTCCAAGAAGAGCCCTCCTTCTGCAGGCACAGCCACTGATGCCCTCAGCCCACACAGCAACTCCCAAGAATCCCCTCAATCTGCCTCAGTATCCACAACCAACAGTGCCTCACTGGATGACTCCTCTACCACCCTACCAGGTGTAGACACCTGTGGCTCAGAGACCATGGAGCTCAACTCCTCCTCTAAAGCCTCAGAGGAAACCCAAAACCAGCCTGATGGCCCCCCACCTCAAAAGAAATCCCGGCAGGGTTCTCGCAAGAATGAATGGCCTAAGAGAGAGGCGTCAGGGTTGAAGTCTGAAGATCATGACAGGCCCCTGGTTAATGGGGTGATTGTGGGTCCTAAAGATGGCCGCTCCTCTGGCGTTGGAGGGGGCAGTGGTAGCAGCTTCACCTCTGACCAATCCTTCCAGTGtaaagatgaggaagaaggaggagagaatgGCCAGGACCACAGTGACGAGAGCGGGCAAAGTGACGGAGAGAGCgcgggaggtggagggggaacTGGAGGGGGACCCAGCGCCAACTACGTGTACCGGCAGGAGGGTTTTGAGCCAGCATTCGGAGACAACCTCTATGTGTGCATTCCCTGTGGTAAGGGCTTCCCCAGTTCTGAGCAGCTCAATGCTCACgtggagacacacactgaggatgAGCTCTACAtcaaagaggagggagggacctttgtgaaagaggaagacgaggaggaggcagaggaccTCTCTGCCCCTGTCGGTCCCTCCACCTTTGGCTCTGAAACGCGTCCGTTCAAGTGTACAGTCTGCAGTAAGAGCTACAAAGACCCAGCGACACTGAGACAACATGAAAAGAGCCATTGGCTGACAAGGCCTTTCCCCTGCAACATCTGTGGCAAAATGTTCACCCAGAGGGGCACCATGACTCGCCACATGCGTAGCCACCTTGGCCTCAAGCCGTTTGCATGTGAAGAGTGTGGCATGCGCTTCACACGCCAGTACCGTCTGACAGAGCACATGCGTGTCCACTCTGGGGAGAAGCCGTATGAATGCCAGCTATGCGGGGGGAAGTTCACCCAGCAGCGCAACCTCATCAGTCACCTGAGAATGCACACCTCACCCTCTTAG